The sequence TGGCATTTgtcatctttttgaaaaaaagtatTTGGCATTATTATATAGTGGACAGGGAGTTAAGAAATAGGTTCTAATGAGCTATCACCCTACACATACGATTTTATGTACTTATGGGACAGAGTCTCAGAATAGAAAACAACTACGCTcctgtcttttccattttctaaatcTTCGTTATTTTCAAACAGTTGCTAagcttagtgtgtgtgtgtgtgtttgtgtatacctacatacatacatgtatttttaattatacacattaaaaacaaaagagaaaaaggaaattaaagtggTAAAACACATAAGAAGCCTGAAAAGAGATGTTAGCTATGAATCCAAATATAATCAGTAAATACAGCACTAAAGATTAATGGACTAATTATAAAAGACAAAGACCTGAAGCCATTATGGTAAActgaagccagtcacagaaagacaaatgatgtgtgattccacttatatgagatatccacaACAGGTAAATTTGGAGAATCAAAGAGTGGAATGGTGGTAGCCAAAGACTAAGGAAGAGGGGAGTGGAAGTTACTAATCAGCAGGCATAAAGTTCAGTTAGAATGAATAACCCCTATAGTCTGCTGTACAGTTTACCTGTAGTAAAAGAataacatacatttaaaatttattgaaagagaaaaacttcaCATTAAAGTGTTCTTACAACAGTAAGACCGCCAGAACTGTATTTACAGGAAATATATGTAAAGATTAAAgattgaaagaaattttaaaaattatcatgcAAATTCTAATCAAAAGACAGCTGGTATACTTATTAACAAGAGTCACATAATAGTTCAGTAATTTTTCAGAGTAAAAAAAAGGGTCACTGCTTACATTTGAAAAGATTTAATGCATCAGGAAGATGTAATAATTGTAAGTTTTATGTACACAGGGACATAAATTCaaagtaaaaatgcaaaaattgataaaagcacaaagaaaaataagtaaactttatCATAATGAGAGATTTGAACATCCTTTTTCAAACTATAGAACAATTAGACAAATTGATTAAGGGCACAGAATAGGGGTGATTACTTTTCCTAGGCCAGATACTTAAGCTTTACAGGCCAGCTAATctagtgcatgtgtgtgtgtatattaaacACCCcttcagagttttaaaaactgTCCTTAGCGGGAGAGCAGTACAAAAATAGGTTGCAGGCAGGACCCCCTTCCTCAACAGATCACCATCAGTAGCTAAAAATCTTTCCAGAAAGCTACGACTTCTCTGACCAAATTTTACCAACTATTTTAAGAAGTGTAAAGATTGGAAGTTCACTTTTACACAAACTAAAGGCTAGAGTAATACATAAGAAAGCCCAACAAGAAATATGAGGAatggaaatttaaagaaaatatgcagTCTTTATAGATGCAAAAGTCCCAGAAAAATCTTAGCAAAATGGGACTCAGCAGTTAATAAAAAGGATGATATTCAGGGGAAGGAAGGTTGTTTTAACATGAGAAAACCTGTAAATGTATTCCAACCTATTAATAAATTAAAGGAGAACAATTGTTAGTAAGTGCAGAAAATGCTTTGATAAAATCCTATTGATTAAAAATGGTTAACAATGTAGGAAATAGAAGGGGAGAACTTCCCTTAacctaaaaaaagaatatttaccaAAAATCTATAGTAAATATTAGCAGTGATGCAGTGAATGCTTTCCCTTTGAAGAAAGGGCTGAGACAAGAATGCCTACAGTCAGCCCATCTTCAGTAATTTACTGGAAATCCTAGAGAGCATAGTACAGCAAGAAAAATTTGATACAAGCATTGAGAAGAAACAAAGCTCTTATTTGGTACACACAAGActacaaacaaaaccacaagaagCTACAAACAAATGTTTAGAATAAAAGCTAAGCAGAGTTGTTGGACAATCAGtataaaaatcaatttcagttatacattaaaagtaaaatttgagAAAAGATGCCAGTTACAGTGGCATCAGAATAAATTAAGGCCTTTGAGAAAAATCTAACAAGAGCTATGCAAGACTTCTCTGAAGTTTCTAACACTTCcctgagaaacagaaaagatgACCTCTCTTAGTGGAGAGAGAACTATGTCAGTGCCAGGGAGGGCTAAACTGGTGTTAGATCCATGGAGCCAAACTGTAACTGCAACCCACATCTCCAGTCTTTTTGTGAGACTTGTTCAGTTGATTCTGAAGCTTACAGGGGAATGGAAAGAGACAAGATCATTTGAACAACAAGGTGGGAAGGTTTGCCCCTCCAAATATCAAGCTGTAATGAGTGAGCTCTGTGTCAGTGCTGGAGTACTTGTCAAGACCAGAGGAACAGAGCTGAGGAACAGACGCAGGGACACACAAATCCTGACATAACTCAGAGGAAGCAACTGCAGAGCAGCAGTGGAGGGATACAGTCCTCAGTAAGGACGGTGGCACGACTGGATAACCACATGGGAAAAACATTTCCCAGATTACTGCCTTACCATACACAAATCAATTCCAGATTTATTAAAAACCTACATGTGGAAAAACGAAACTCAAAAGCCCTTTTAAGTAATATAGGAGAGCATatccatgacctcagggtcgaaAAGAGCTTCTTAAATAAGCCATAAAAAGTCTGATTGTAAAGTAGAGGCTCATATGCAACTTCAGTGAAGTTTCTGTTCATCAAAAGTTACATGAGGATAATAACAAGTCAAGCCACAAACTGGGACAAGATTGGCAACAATCCTTTACACAATGTCAACTACCCAGAATACATAGAGGACCACAGCTGAGGGGAAAAACATTGTGAAGACCAATAAGGACTGAAAAAATGAGAAATCTAAGTGACCTACAAAAATGTATTTAGCCCCATTAGTAATGAGAAATGCCAATTAAAATTACCCTGAGATACTTaggacattttcaaaaataaaaatgcaccaAGCCTTGTCACTATGGGAATGGAGTCTCCCCCTCTGCTAGGAAGTGGGTACTACCTAAAAAAGGTGAAGATGCCCCTATGAGCCAGTGATCACACTCTTAGTTGTAGACCTTAGATACTGTACCATGAgacatacaataaaaatattcgTAGCAGCACAGTTTATAATCATAACCCGAAATGTTTATCTGTGTGACTATGGACGACTTGTAGTGTATTCACCCATACAAGGGAGCgctaaaaagagggaaaatgaacaaaatccagCTACACAAGGCCGACTTGCACTTGACTGAGAGGGGCAAATCACCAGAGGATATGCAAAGTAcaataatatttatgtaaaattcatCAATAGGAAACACTGTACTAGGTGGTGAATCTACGGCAAAACCCGAGGAGCTAATGAGAGTGGGTTGGAACTTGGAGACCTCTGGGTAAGGGGGATGGCTGTCACTGCCCAGAGAGAACTGATGGCTTTAGGGATGCCATTGTCAGGCAGTTCATGTCTGGTCGTTACGTGTGGGCCATGGCCACATGGGTGCTTGTTATTGCTCAAATCTTTAGTTTGCACATACGGGTGAAAATAATTGTATTACTAGTTGAAAATAAGCACGTCATTACTGTGATGTAAAATATACAGTAATTAAAGACAgaattatggttttaaaaaatgttctagaagtttatctttaaaagaaaataacaggtTTTTAAATGTTAGTATGCTAACAGAAAGTATCTCTTTGTACGTCAAAATAATTGACATAAAtcctcagaaataaaaatggatacAAGGTAATCAGCTGCAAAGTcctattatttcccttctttaaaTATTAATCAAAGCCAACTGAAAACAAGTGTTGTTTCAAAACATGTaagtattttctagaatttcccacattttaacatttccccttttttttctgatttaaagaAAGGGTGGATTTTTCGTCGATCTCTTTGTAAGAGTGTCTAACCAAGTTGCAGTCAACATGTATAAGCAACTGGGCTACAGCGTGTACAGGACGGTCATAGAGTACTACTCGGCCAGCAACGGGGAGCCCGATGAGGATGCCTATGGTGAGCTCCCTTCTGTGGCAATATCCCCCCgcaaaagcaaaaacatttacatttattctATACACTAGTCATTTTAATAAGTTGAAAACCATATTTGTTggacttcagtttttaaatttgagcTATAATTAAATCCCCTTTAACCTGCCTTCATGAACCCACCACTGGTTAACTTACAATAACCAGTGGTTAATTAACTGTCAGTTGTTTAATTATGTTACATACACGCATGTTAATTTTACTAAGATTTTGTCAAAAGAACACTGGTACACAGAACTCAGTTTGTGACTAGGAGTCTCACTTAAACACATTTTCTGAGGACCTAGTAAATGGAGGGGTAGGGGAAAAACCTCTTATGGGAACTTTACATAGACACTTCCACATAAGATATTTTGGTATTTGGGTACTTACATTAAATTTTGCTTCCTAACAGATATGAGGAAAGCACTTTCCAGAGACACTGAGAAGAAATCCATCATACCATTACCTCATCCTGTGAGGCCTGAAGACATTGAATAACCATGGGCAGTGGTTCTTAGGCTGATGCTCCAGATATTTTATGGacaatattattttcattggATGATCTTGGAGCTCTATTAGGAGAAAAGTAATCATTTAGGTCTTACAGACTTCAAGAAAATACAGGTTATAAACTTCAGTCTCATTGTTTCCAATTAGCAATATCATACCTACTAAAGCTGTTCACTGTAATAAAATTCAGTCAAAAAGGCAGCTAGGTCAGACGGAAACATTCCGCTATTTTGGGTCATAATTTCACTATATGCTAGGGAAAAAACTTGCTCCAGTCTCCTCCTAAATTCCGTGCCTGAGAACCACtgctgcatatatattttttattttgtatcgAACTGTTAATTGAAGCTTTAAAAGCATATATGAAATGTATAAATCTAAGATGTATAATAAAATGCACTGTAGACTCTATGAATGTGTTCTGGAAGTGTGATACTTGTTTTCATACTGTTAATCCCAGGTCTTTTCCTTGTCTAATCTCACACCACTTTGCTTAAATCCtgcctttgaaaatataaaagacacTGAGGTttctttaaaagggaaaaagaaccTAATTTCAAAAGAAAGGCCATAAAACTAGGTCATGGGCCACCCATGTAGTTTCATGTGTAGTTTTCTTTACTTGTAAAAATATCCAGTGAGTAAAAGTGGCTAAAGAAAACCCCACAGAAATAATTACTAAAAAGCTTTTGCCTGTGAAAGGACTTACCTCTTGTGGAGTTGAGGGTGAGAGATATCGTTCATGTTCTCCCATGAGAGGGTAAGCTTTTCCTTCATGCATTGCATGCTGGCACTAGCCAGAACATGGTGGTAGGAGTTTACATTGGGAATCTGACCATTAATTTTTGTTCTTATGCAGCATAAACAGGACAAAATCGTaggaagaccctgaatagtcactTATATTAGCATTTTGTCCTACTTTCATCTCACTCCTTAACTCTGCACTTAGCCAAAGGGTATTAAAAtcggagggacgcctgggtggctcagttggttaagcagctgccttcggctcaggtcatgatcccagcatcctgggatcaaatcccacattgggctccttgctcagcagggagcctgcttctccctctgtctccacctgccactctgtctgcctgtgctcactctctctgacaaataaataaaatcttaaaaaaaaaaaaatcagaaatattccTCTTGGCCAACCAGACAGACCTCAGTACTCCATCGTCAGGACCCATGTGACACCCAGCAGCTGGGGTGACACTGGTCCAGAGCCTGAAGCACCAGTGTTGAACACAGGATGCCTTTAATCCTGGCTGTCCTAGCTGCCTCTGCCCTCAAACACTAGCTTACTTTTAAGACACAATTTAGTACCATACTGACTAGCTTTTTAAAAtcccttttactattttattgctttttaaattccttaatattatttgtaaatttaGTAAGTTTTATGCAATTAAGTCTGAAAATACTATATTTGCTAGTTGCCCTATTGAAAAAAGAGTATTGAAAAAATACTCTTGAAGATGATAGTTCAAGTCAAATAGCTTgggcagtgaacaaaacaagaaaaaaaacaaatcaggCAAATATTTTTTGCTTGAGGATA comes from Neovison vison isolate M4711 chromosome 8, ASM_NN_V1, whole genome shotgun sequence and encodes:
- the NAA20 gene encoding N-alpha-acetyltransferase 20 isoform X3; the encoded protein is MIKLMLMKYLAHWPEYFIVAEAPGGELMGYIMGKAEGSVAREEWHGHVTALSVAPEFRRLGLAAKLMELLEEISERKGGFFVDLFVRVSNQVAVNMYKQLGYSVYRTVIEYYSASNGEPDEDAYDMRKALSRDTEKKSIIPLPHPVRPEDIE